A single genomic interval of Halocatena salina harbors:
- a CDS encoding HVO_A0114 family putative DNA-binding protein → MTVECSKRFHDNVTDAIETLAANDSVGESLTLSLTSYEELLKTFTATTLKLIETIRQEEPTSMNEAARAVDRDVKNVHEQLVRLENLGVIYFAEEGQAKCPVVWFDEPVMRVPFASESNHAAAAP, encoded by the coding sequence CGGACGCGATTGAGACGCTGGCCGCGAATGACAGTGTGGGTGAATCACTAACGCTGTCGCTCACCAGCTATGAGGAGCTGCTGAAAACGTTCACTGCGACGACCCTCAAGCTCATCGAAACCATCCGACAGGAGGAACCGACAAGCATGAACGAAGCAGCTCGGGCAGTCGACCGGGATGTGAAGAACGTCCACGAGCAATTAGTTCGGCTGGAAAACCTCGGTGTGATCTATTTCGCAGAGGAGGGACAGGCGAAATGTCCCGTCGTCTGGTTCGACGAACCCGTGATGCGCGTTCCGTTCGCATCAGAATCGAACCACGCGGCTGCGGCTCCGTGA
- a CDS encoding ParA family protein — protein MLTYTPVSEAGGVGKTTTAATLAVSHARSGHNVLTIDMDTQNGSLTYFFGPDYDRGDPNIDNLVRHLVGRPKGDFYNLTHEVEAGVDLIPSHNMLEDLEEFLLNEKDQAENFGESYSMYHQLHRILREADIREEYDVVIVDTAGKAGPILYNTLVAVRNVVIPFEVTAKGEESIDGLDDLVDGLEQNINIDVGVLAIVPIGYKETRDRQEILKKVQNDGFPVPIVIGQRGSLIEGCWKQQCSPYKYIEEYRNRQRDYELTTLNKFDELSRYLEREADIGSPEVTV, from the coding sequence ATGCTCACTTACACCCCAGTTTCAGAGGCTGGTGGAGTTGGCAAAACGACTACTGCAGCCACTCTCGCCGTCAGTCACGCGCGTTCAGGACATAACGTCCTCACGATCGACATGGACACACAGAACGGGAGCCTCACATACTTTTTCGGTCCCGACTATGATCGAGGCGATCCAAACATAGACAATCTTGTTCGTCATCTGGTGGGACGACCAAAAGGTGATTTCTACAATCTCACTCACGAGGTCGAAGCAGGGGTTGATTTGATTCCATCGCATAATATGCTCGAAGATCTCGAAGAGTTCCTTCTTAACGAGAAGGATCAAGCCGAGAATTTTGGAGAATCCTACAGCATGTATCATCAGCTTCATCGGATTCTCCGTGAGGCCGATATCCGTGAAGAGTATGATGTGGTTATTGTCGATACTGCTGGGAAGGCAGGTCCGATTTTGTACAATACACTCGTGGCTGTTAGGAACGTCGTGATCCCGTTTGAGGTGACTGCAAAAGGGGAAGAGTCGATTGATGGACTTGATGATCTCGTTGACGGATTAGAACAGAACATCAATATCGATGTGGGAGTACTCGCAATCGTTCCGATCGGATACAAAGAGACTCGTGATCGACAAGAGATTCTTAAAAAAGTACAGAACGATGGATTTCCGGTACCTATCGTGATCGGTCAACGTGGCTCATTGATCGAGGGATGTTGGAAACAGCAGTGCAGCCCCTACAAATACATCGAAGAGTACCGCAATCGACAGCGGGACTATGAGCTTACTACGCTTAACAAATTTGATGAACTATCTCGATACCTTGAGCGAGAAGCAGATATTGGATCTCCGGAGGTGACTGTGTAA